A window of the Virgibacillus pantothenticus genome harbors these coding sequences:
- the rnz gene encoding ribonuclease Z gives MELIFLGTGAGVPSKERNVSAIALSLLQEQNSIWLFDCGEATQHQILHTSLKPRKINKIFITHMHGDHIYGLPGFLSSRSFQGGDTPLTIYGPKGLKQYVETSLALSETHLAYAISFVEVTDQMVIEAGQFQVFVQLLEHGIPCFGYRVVEKDKPGELLVNKLKDRGIEPGPIYQEIKENDHVTIPHIGTIYRKDVLGEPNRGKIISLIGDTRFSKDHIRLAQNADILIHEATFGKDKQNLAHRYFHSTTLEAAQLASESNCKHLILTHISSRYQQEANEQLLQEAREIFPNTELANDFSRFTIT, from the coding sequence ATGGAATTGATTTTTCTTGGTACTGGAGCTGGAGTTCCCTCCAAAGAAAGAAACGTTTCAGCTATAGCGTTATCGTTATTACAAGAACAGAATAGTATTTGGTTGTTTGATTGTGGGGAAGCAACACAGCATCAAATTTTGCATACAAGCCTGAAGCCACGTAAGATAAATAAAATATTTATTACACATATGCATGGCGATCATATCTATGGCTTACCTGGTTTTCTAAGTAGTCGCTCTTTTCAAGGAGGAGACACGCCGTTAACCATCTATGGTCCAAAGGGATTAAAACAATATGTCGAAACGAGCTTGGCTTTGAGCGAAACACATTTAGCTTATGCCATATCTTTCGTGGAAGTAACCGATCAAATGGTCATTGAGGCAGGGCAGTTTCAAGTTTTTGTTCAATTATTAGAACACGGAATTCCGTGCTTTGGCTATCGCGTCGTTGAAAAAGATAAGCCAGGAGAATTACTCGTTAATAAACTAAAGGATAGAGGAATTGAACCAGGCCCCATCTATCAGGAAATTAAAGAAAACGACCATGTCACCATACCTCACATAGGGACTATCTACCGAAAAGATGTGTTGGGGGAGCCAAACAGAGGAAAAATTATTTCTCTGATTGGTGATACTCGATTTTCTAAAGACCACATACGCTTGGCTCAAAATGCCGATATACTTATTCATGAAGCGACCTTTGGAAAAGATAAACAAAATCTTGCACACCGTTACTTCCATTCTACTACGTTAGAAGCAGCACAATTAGCGAGTGAAAGTAATTGTAAACATCTCATTTTGACGCATATTTCTTCCCGTTACCAGCAAGAAGCAAATGAACAGCTGTTACAGGAAGCCCGAGAAATATTTCCGAATACAGAATTAGCCAACGATTTTTCCAGATTTACCATTACGTAG
- a CDS encoding NUDIX hydrolase, with amino-acid sequence MKKFEEKTIRSKQIYKGHVVHLQVDDVSLPNGKEAKREIIKHPGAVAVIPITKENKIVLVEQYRKPLEKSILEIPAGKLEPGEEPETTAIRELEEETGYTTDELSFVTSFYSSPGFADELMHIYITNQLQPLEEKVAGDEDEFIEIVELTLEEAKQYVEKERIHDAKTNYAILYLHALGLS; translated from the coding sequence ATGAAAAAATTTGAAGAAAAGACAATACGTTCTAAGCAAATATATAAAGGGCATGTGGTACATTTACAAGTCGACGATGTCAGTTTGCCGAATGGTAAGGAAGCGAAAAGAGAGATTATTAAGCATCCTGGGGCAGTAGCTGTTATTCCAATAACGAAAGAAAATAAAATTGTGTTGGTTGAACAATATCGCAAACCATTAGAAAAGTCTATTTTAGAAATCCCTGCCGGCAAGCTTGAGCCTGGTGAAGAACCTGAAACGACAGCTATCCGTGAATTAGAAGAAGAGACAGGGTATACAACGGATGAATTGTCATTTGTAACTTCTTTTTATTCGTCCCCAGGCTTTGCAGATGAATTAATGCACATATACATTACCAATCAGCTGCAACCATTGGAAGAAAAAGTAGCTGGTGATGAGGATGAGTTTATTGAAATTGTTGAGTTAACATTAGAAGAAGCAAAACAATATGTAGAGAAAGAACGTATTCATGATGCAAAAACCAACTATGCCATCCTTTACTTGCACGCGTTAGGGTTGAGTTAA
- a CDS encoding aldehyde dehydrogenase, whose amino-acid sequence MTNIAQLVANQRTFFLNGNTMDYTVRKQQLQKLKSMLKENEASIYQALKTDLNKSKHETLTTELGFLFMEIDHTLKQLQNWMEPIKVSAPITHKGTKNYIIKEPLGVCLVISPWNYPLQLALAPAIGALAAGNCVVIKPSEEAKATSALLKKLTETYFDPSYLTVVEGEKETAQELLQQRFDYIFFTGSTAVGRIIMREASKHLTPVTLELGGKSPVIVDKDANINLAAKRIVWGKFTNAGQTCVAPDYLYVHEKVKFKLLKAMKKYIRSFYGRNPLSNKDYIRIINEKHFNRLSNYLVNGSIVHGGLTDPLTLKIEPTILDKITWEDPVMQEEIFGPILPVLTFDEIEEAVSVIRKQEKPLALYYFGENGNTQQQVMQYLSFGGGSINDTVFHLANPHLPFGGVGESGMGAYHGKYSFNTFSHKKSIMKQSTKFDVPFRYPGSKLSETILKKIMK is encoded by the coding sequence TTGACGAACATAGCACAACTTGTTGCTAACCAGCGAACGTTTTTTCTTAATGGAAATACGATGGATTATACAGTTCGTAAGCAACAGCTACAAAAATTAAAATCAATGTTAAAGGAAAATGAAGCAAGCATCTATCAAGCATTAAAGACTGATTTAAATAAATCAAAACACGAAACACTAACGACTGAATTAGGCTTTTTATTCATGGAAATCGACCATACGCTAAAACAATTGCAAAATTGGATGGAGCCGATTAAAGTATCCGCACCGATTACCCATAAAGGTACGAAAAATTATATAATCAAAGAACCTCTCGGAGTTTGTTTGGTCATTTCACCTTGGAACTATCCATTACAGCTAGCACTTGCACCAGCAATCGGTGCACTGGCAGCTGGTAATTGTGTCGTCATTAAACCGTCAGAAGAAGCTAAAGCAACTTCAGCCTTATTAAAAAAGCTTACTGAAACTTATTTTGACCCGTCTTATTTAACCGTTGTCGAAGGGGAAAAGGAAACCGCACAGGAATTATTACAGCAACGGTTTGATTATATCTTTTTTACTGGAAGCACAGCAGTTGGAAGGATAATTATGAGAGAAGCTAGTAAGCATCTTACACCAGTTACTTTAGAACTCGGTGGGAAAAGCCCTGTTATTGTAGATAAAGATGCTAATATTAATCTTGCTGCAAAAAGAATTGTATGGGGAAAATTTACGAACGCCGGACAAACTTGTGTAGCACCAGATTATTTATATGTACACGAAAAAGTAAAATTTAAATTACTCAAAGCTATGAAAAAATACATTCGCAGCTTTTATGGTCGTAATCCTCTATCCAATAAGGATTATATTCGAATTATTAACGAAAAACATTTTAATCGCTTATCAAACTATCTGGTAAATGGGTCGATTGTACATGGCGGCTTAACAGATCCGCTAACATTAAAAATAGAGCCGACTATTCTTGATAAAATCACATGGGAAGATCCTGTTATGCAGGAGGAAATCTTCGGACCTATCCTGCCTGTTTTAACTTTTGATGAAATCGAAGAGGCTGTTAGTGTGATTCGGAAACAAGAAAAACCGTTAGCTTTATACTACTTCGGTGAAAACGGGAACACACAACAACAGGTTATGCAATATCTCTCCTTTGGTGGCGGCAGTATTAACGATACTGTTTTTCATTTAGCCAATCCGCATCTTCCTTTTGGGGGTGTCGGTGAAAGTGGAATGGGAGCTTATCATGGTAAATACAGCTTTAATACATTTTCTCACAAAAAAAGTATCATGAAACAATCAACTAAATTTGATGTCCCATTTCGTTATCCAGGTAGTAAATTATCGGAGACCATTTTGAAAAAAATTATGAAGTAA
- a CDS encoding MBL fold metallo-hydrolase encodes MNDDSVGGIKRMKVIEQTISQITLPTPFAVGDVHVYMLAGDTLSIVDAGVKTKEAWEALTTQLKELGYRPNDIEQIFITHHHPDHIGLTEQFPKAKHIAAHPNVDRWLTRDQQYLAHYMHFFEQYFIESGIPKVFYHALDQLEATMDFAGKGEVTIPLVEGDTLPGHPDWKVVETKGHAQSHLSFLRVHDHLLIGGDHILQHISSNPIMEPPEIGKTIEYRPQPMLQYRKNLQKCIDIGVKKVLPGHGEIVEHPQHLIFSRLAKQEERADYVYDILQQSRCALTPYEICTKLFPKQFKKQIDLTMSETIGQLDYLESLERVRKRKEDGKIVYEASIIDK; translated from the coding sequence ATGAATGATGATTCAGTTGGAGGAATCAAACGAATGAAAGTAATTGAACAGACCATTAGTCAAATAACCTTGCCAACTCCCTTTGCAGTAGGAGATGTGCATGTATATATGTTAGCAGGAGACACATTATCAATCGTGGATGCGGGAGTGAAAACAAAGGAAGCATGGGAAGCGTTAACGACTCAATTAAAGGAACTCGGGTATCGCCCAAATGATATTGAACAAATTTTTATAACACATCATCATCCCGATCATATTGGTTTAACAGAGCAATTTCCTAAAGCAAAGCACATTGCTGCTCACCCGAATGTCGACCGTTGGCTCACAAGGGATCAGCAGTATTTGGCTCATTATATGCATTTCTTTGAACAATACTTTATTGAAAGCGGTATTCCTAAAGTCTTCTATCATGCTTTAGATCAGCTAGAAGCTACGATGGATTTTGCAGGGAAAGGAGAAGTGACTATTCCTCTTGTTGAAGGTGATACGTTGCCTGGACATCCAGATTGGAAAGTGGTTGAAACAAAAGGGCATGCACAAAGTCACCTATCGTTTTTGCGTGTTCATGATCATCTTCTAATTGGCGGAGATCATATATTGCAACATATTTCTTCCAACCCGATCATGGAACCGCCGGAAATAGGAAAAACGATAGAGTATCGACCGCAGCCTATGTTACAATACCGGAAGAATCTGCAAAAATGTATTGATATAGGTGTCAAGAAGGTGTTACCTGGTCACGGTGAAATTGTTGAGCATCCACAACATTTAATCTTCTCACGTTTAGCGAAGCAGGAGGAACGGGCAGATTATGTTTATGATATTCTACAGCAGAGCAGATGTGCGTTAACGCCATATGAAATATGTACCAAACTTTTTCCGAAGCAGTTTAAAAAACAAATTGACCTAACCATGTCGGAAACGATTGGGCAATTAGATTATTTGGAATCCTTAGAACGGGTTAGAAAAAGAAAAGAGGACGGAAAAATAGTATATGAAGCAAGCATCATTGATAAATAA
- a CDS encoding iron-sulfur cluster biosynthesis family protein, with amino-acid sequence MELLITDKAWEELQTIQSQTSLYLLLWYDTEGCGCGVNGMATIRFVKQRQPSYKRVFNPRILTFIEEQQEIFFSEKLTLDYEQGLFRLKSHEGILNPFISKQQLTRGITNV; translated from the coding sequence ATGGAACTATTGATAACGGACAAAGCTTGGGAGGAGTTGCAAACTATACAGTCGCAAACGTCTTTGTATTTATTATTATGGTACGATACAGAAGGTTGCGGTTGTGGAGTGAACGGTATGGCAACAATTCGCTTTGTGAAACAACGGCAACCAAGTTATAAGCGCGTGTTTAACCCAAGGATACTAACATTTATAGAAGAACAACAAGAAATATTTTTTTCTGAAAAACTAACACTTGATTATGAGCAAGGGTTATTTCGTTTGAAAAGCCATGAGGGTATTTTGAATCCTTTTATTTCTAAACAGCAATTGACTCGTGGAATAACAAACGTATGA
- a CDS encoding DNA polymerase IV — protein MNEAVHKQRRIIFHVDMNSFYASVEMAYNPNLKGKPLAIAGNPEERKGIVVTSSYEARAKGVKTTMNVWQAKKLCPELMVMRPNFPRYRAASKAVFKIFSEYTPLVQPVSIDEGYMDVTEMAKEVHAVDLARELQQRVLTELDLPCSIGIAPNKFLAKMASDMKKPFGLTILRKRELPTKLWPLPIGDMYGVGEKTAAKLNATGIYTIGDLAKKDVYHLKQLLGINGERLHNRANGIDNRPVDPDAIYDFKSIGNSKTLPHDTTDDKEIYTLLQELASKVEQRMKRKRTVGRSVQLMIRYHDRRTITRSKKLRYYLHDKKDILLEANDLLQKHWNLEPIRLLGITVGDLEEQQLLAKQLDLFTYENEAEKEKLYEAIEHLSSKYGKNPFIRLEDDVSEGAQQPTTSFQKDFLDDFKS, from the coding sequence ATGAATGAAGCAGTGCATAAACAAAGAAGAATTATTTTTCATGTAGATATGAATAGCTTTTATGCTTCTGTTGAAATGGCTTATAATCCAAATCTTAAAGGTAAGCCTCTAGCCATTGCCGGTAATCCAGAAGAAAGGAAAGGGATCGTTGTAACGAGCAGTTATGAAGCTCGTGCCAAAGGAGTTAAAACAACGATGAATGTGTGGCAAGCCAAAAAATTATGCCCAGAGTTAATGGTCATGCGCCCTAATTTTCCCCGTTATCGCGCAGCATCGAAAGCAGTGTTTAAAATATTTTCTGAGTATACCCCCCTTGTTCAGCCTGTATCTATCGATGAAGGGTATATGGATGTTACGGAAATGGCAAAGGAAGTACATGCAGTTGATTTGGCAAGAGAATTGCAGCAGCGAGTATTAACAGAACTCGATTTGCCGTGCAGTATCGGCATTGCTCCAAATAAATTTCTTGCTAAAATGGCTTCAGATATGAAAAAGCCATTTGGACTTACTATACTAAGGAAGCGAGAATTACCGACTAAATTATGGCCACTTCCGATTGGCGATATGTATGGTGTTGGTGAAAAAACAGCAGCAAAGCTAAATGCAACAGGCATTTATACGATTGGTGATTTGGCAAAAAAAGATGTATACCACTTAAAACAACTTCTTGGTATTAATGGAGAACGTTTACATAATAGGGCAAACGGCATTGACAATCGACCGGTCGATCCCGATGCCATTTATGATTTCAAAAGCATTGGTAATTCGAAAACATTGCCTCACGATACGACCGATGATAAGGAAATATATACATTGTTACAAGAGCTAGCAAGTAAAGTAGAGCAACGAATGAAACGAAAACGAACTGTTGGCAGAAGTGTGCAGCTAATGATTCGATACCACGATCGTCGTACGATTACGAGAAGCAAAAAGCTTCGTTATTATTTGCATGATAAAAAAGATATTCTGTTAGAAGCTAATGATCTACTGCAAAAACATTGGAATTTGGAGCCAATTCGCTTATTAGGAATTACGGTAGGGGATTTAGAAGAGCAGCAACTGCTTGCCAAACAGCTTGACTTATTCACATATGAAAATGAAGCAGAGAAAGAGAAGTTATACGAAGCAATTGAGCACTTATCCAGTAAATACGGAAAAAATCCATTTATTCGATTAGAAGATGACGTTTCTGAAGGAGCACAACAACCGACGACAAGCTTCCAAAAGGATTTTCTAGATGATTTTAAAAGCTAA
- a CDS encoding glycerophosphodiester phosphodiesterase, whose translation MKPTIYAHRGASSYAPENTMAAFQLADQMQAEGIETDVQLTKDQIPVLIHDEHVKRTTNSIGYIKDFTYRELCQLDAGNWFSPKFTGTPIPTLEEFLTWIKPKPLYLNIELKNNKVEYNHMEAIVYEYLSTHQLMNRTTISTFNANSVVRLAAYKETAEIAFLTSRRYRHPVHVAKELGANALHLKYKRVTPKIVAAANKHKMKLRLYTINRPAHLIRSIQYGVDGIFTDVPDQALYYRNLLYNR comes from the coding sequence GTGAAACCAACTATATACGCTCACCGTGGAGCAAGCAGCTATGCTCCGGAAAATACTATGGCTGCATTTCAATTAGCGGATCAGATGCAAGCAGAAGGAATTGAAACAGATGTCCAACTAACGAAAGATCAGATACCAGTTCTTATTCATGATGAGCATGTAAAACGAACAACCAATAGCATTGGATATATTAAGGATTTCACATATCGTGAACTATGTCAACTTGATGCGGGAAACTGGTTTTCGCCAAAATTTACCGGGACACCAATTCCAACGTTAGAAGAATTTCTGACTTGGATTAAACCGAAACCACTATATTTAAATATTGAACTAAAAAATAATAAAGTGGAATATAATCATATGGAGGCAATCGTTTATGAATATCTCTCAACTCATCAACTGATGAACCGAACTACCATTTCTACATTTAATGCAAATAGTGTTGTAAGATTGGCTGCATATAAAGAAACTGCAGAAATAGCATTCTTAACTTCACGAAGATATCGGCATCCTGTACATGTTGCAAAAGAATTAGGCGCAAATGCTCTGCATTTGAAATATAAACGAGTAACACCAAAAATAGTCGCCGCTGCTAACAAACACAAAATGAAACTAAGACTATATACTATCAACCGACCGGCACACCTTATCCGTTCTATTCAATACGGTGTGGATGGGATATTTACGGATGTGCCTGATCAGGCGTTGTATTATAGAAACCTTTTGTACAATCGGTAA
- a CDS encoding SDR family NAD(P)-dependent oxidoreductase, which produces MKQASLINKKIIITGASSGIGEKLAWHIARNGGVPILLARSQDKLQQLSDCIYQSFHVQSPIYSVDLRDKKAISGVISEITIKHDPIHGLINNAGMGIFSEVKDIREDEVNAMFQLNVTALIFITKQLLPYFQQQPVAHIINIASQAGKVATPKAAIYAATKHAVLGFSNGLRLELAASNIYVTAVNLGPVKTNFFLTADPSGNYEKNVARYILDPDKVAKKIVRYLFAPKREINLPFWMDIGSRIYQMFPTVTEKLLRKQFTRK; this is translated from the coding sequence ATGAAGCAAGCATCATTGATAAATAAAAAAATAATCATTACTGGGGCATCGAGTGGTATTGGCGAAAAATTAGCATGGCACATCGCAAGGAATGGGGGAGTTCCCATTTTATTAGCTCGTTCACAAGATAAATTACAGCAATTGAGTGATTGTATATATCAATCTTTTCATGTACAAAGTCCGATTTATTCCGTCGATTTACGAGACAAAAAGGCGATAAGTGGAGTTATTAGTGAGATTACTATAAAGCATGACCCCATCCATGGTCTCATTAACAATGCAGGAATGGGGATTTTTTCGGAAGTGAAAGATATAAGAGAAGATGAAGTGAATGCTATGTTTCAATTAAATGTAACAGCTTTAATCTTTATAACAAAGCAATTACTGCCTTATTTTCAACAACAGCCTGTAGCGCATATTATCAATATTGCATCACAGGCGGGTAAAGTAGCTACACCAAAAGCGGCGATTTATGCAGCGACAAAACATGCGGTACTTGGGTTTTCAAATGGGTTACGTCTTGAGTTGGCTGCAAGTAATATTTATGTAACAGCTGTAAACTTAGGACCAGTGAAAACGAATTTTTTCCTTACTGCTGACCCGTCTGGTAATTATGAGAAAAATGTGGCACGGTACATATTAGATCCAGATAAGGTAGCCAAAAAAATCGTTCGCTATTTATTTGCTCCCAAAAGAGAAATAAATTTGCCATTTTGGATGGATATTGGCAGCCGAATCTATCAGATGTTTCCAACAGTTACTGAAAAACTATTACGAAAGCAGTTTACACGAAAATAA
- a CDS encoding aldo/keto reductase: MKINQLGKSSIYLSELTLGCMSLGTDVQTAKYIIDHALDNGINHLDTADLYDFGENERIIGEALKQKRERVILTTKVGNHFDKLKKTWFWDPSKKHIQNGVKESLQRLQTDYIDFYMLHGGTIEDPIEETIEAFEELKQEGLIRAYGLSSIRPNVIREYVKKSSIDGVMMQYSLLDRRPEEEMLDLLHENQISVLARGPLAKGILSNNGNNQINKKAKDGFLGYSYEELHQLYGKLTSLAEPIKLNELALLYVLQHPAVASAVFGASSVNQLKESITNNVTIPLSDQLYQQLKTLTKALTYEAHR; this comes from the coding sequence ATGAAAATAAACCAGCTTGGCAAATCATCGATTTATTTATCTGAATTGACTTTAGGTTGCATGTCGCTAGGAACAGATGTACAAACAGCAAAATATATCATTGACCACGCTCTAGACAATGGGATTAACCATTTAGATACAGCTGATTTATATGATTTTGGAGAAAATGAAAGAATTATTGGGGAAGCATTGAAGCAAAAGCGAGAACGAGTCATTTTAACTACCAAAGTAGGCAATCACTTTGATAAATTAAAAAAGACCTGGTTCTGGGATCCATCCAAAAAACATATTCAAAATGGGGTTAAGGAAAGCTTGCAGCGTCTACAGACAGATTACATTGACTTTTATATGTTGCATGGAGGTACCATTGAAGATCCAATTGAAGAAACCATCGAAGCTTTTGAGGAACTAAAGCAAGAAGGACTCATTCGTGCTTATGGCCTATCATCCATTCGACCAAATGTTATCCGCGAGTATGTGAAAAAATCCTCTATCGACGGTGTTATGATGCAGTATAGTTTATTGGACCGTCGACCTGAAGAGGAAATGCTTGATTTGTTACATGAAAATCAGATCAGCGTTTTAGCAAGAGGCCCTTTAGCAAAAGGTATTTTGAGTAACAACGGAAATAATCAGATAAACAAAAAAGCAAAAGATGGGTTCCTTGGATATTCATATGAAGAACTCCACCAACTATACGGCAAGCTCACTTCGCTTGCCGAACCAATAAAGCTGAATGAGCTTGCATTACTATATGTCTTACAACATCCAGCTGTAGCTAGTGCAGTGTTCGGTGCAAGTTCTGTAAATCAGCTGAAAGAATCGATCACAAATAACGTCACCATCCCACTATCTGATCAGTTGTATCAGCAATTAAAAACATTAACCAAAGCGCTTACGTACGAAGCACATCGTTAA